The region GCTCTTGCTGTGTCCATTCATCTTTTTCAAACATACTAATATAATTGCAAAAAACTGTTTAAAGTCTCTTAAAATAGTAATTATAATTGTTTTATCATAGAATTGAGTCATAAGTGCTAAGGTAAATTTTCAACTTGATTGACTTTGACTCAAGTTTATGCTAAAATAAGATTTAAAATAGAATAAATTATTAGGATTTAAAAATGTCAAAAAGTTTATATGAAACGCTAGAAGTATCTGAAGGTGCTTCTGCAGATGAAATAAAAAAAGCTTATAGAAAATTAGCAAGAAAATATCACCCTGATGTAAATAAAGACCCTCAGGCAGAAGAAAAATTTAAAGAGATAAATGCTGCCTATGAAGTTCTTAGTGATGCTGAGAAAAAGCAACAATATGATCAGTTTGGTGATTCAATGTTTGGTGGTCAAAACTTCCATGACTTTGCAAGAGGTCAAGGATCTGGTGTTGATTTAGATGAGATATTAAGACAAATGTTTGGTGCTGGAGGAGGATTTGGTTCATCTGGATTCTCTCAAGGTGGTTTTAGTGGATTTAATGGTTTTGGAAATCAAGGTTTTGGTGAACCAGACCTTGATACACAAGCTCAAATAACAATACCTTTTGACGTATCAGTACTTGGAGGTAAACAACATATCTCTTTAAATAATGATTCATTTGATATAAAGATACCTGAAGGTATTTCAAATGGGCAAAAAATAAGAGCAAAAGGCAAAGGTAAATCTTATCAAGGACAAAGGGGTGATTTGATTATTAAAGTTAATGTTGCAACTAGTCCTGAATATGAAAGAGAAGGTTCAACATTAACTAAATCTTTTGATGTACCTTTAAAAACTGCTCTATTTGGAGGTAAAGTTGAAATTAAAACAATACACAAAACTATAACTTTAAAGGTGCCTGAAAACACTAAACAAAATCAAAGATTTAGAGTTAAAGAGCTAGGTGTATTAGATAGAAAAGCTGGAGTAAAAGGGGACTTATATTTAAAAGCAAATATAGTTTTACCTAAAGTAGATAGTTTAGATGAAGATTTAATTGAAGTATTAAAAGAGAAACTTCCTGAAACAATTTAAAAGGATTGACTATGGATACAAATGCATATAATGAACCAGTATATTTAATCTCTGCAGTTGCTGAGATTTTAAATATCCATCCTCAAACACTAAGACAATATGAAAGAGAGGGCTTAATTAAACCCTCTCGAACTAATGGAAAAATAAGACTTTACTCTCAAAAAGATATAGATCATATAAAATATGTTTTAACTTTGACTAGAGAATTAGGTATAAATTTAGCTGGAGTTGATTTAATTTTACAATTAAATGAAAAAATTACTCTTTTGGAAGAGGAAGTTGAAGTACATAAAAAGAAACTAAAAGACATAAATAAATTTGGACTAGTACCAAACTCTAAAGCCTTGGTGATTAAAAAAAGCTCTTATGATGTAGTAATTTTTGAAGAGTAGTTTAAAACTACTCTTTTATGCCAATTGATATTGGACTTTATAATCTCTCATTAAAGGTGGAATATCTAAATAGTTTTCATCATCAGGTGAAACTTTTTTAGATTTGTCTTCCTCTACAGGTTTGGTTTCAAAAGGTGTATCATTTTTAGATTCAAAACCAGTAGCTACTATTGTAATTTTAACTTCATCTGTTTCAAGTGTACTATCTGAAGTTGTACCAAATATAATCTCAGCATTTGAATCAATAGTTTCGTGAATTTTAGACATAACATCATTAATAGCAAATAATGAAACTTGAGGGTGAGTATTAAAATGAATAAGAATACCTTTTGCACCACTTAATGAAACTTTGTCAAGTAGTGGTGAATCAATAGCATCCTCTAAAGCTTTTTGTGCTGCATTTTCCCCTTTTGCTTTACCAATACCCATTAATGCCATACCTTTATGTTGCATAATAGTTTTAACATCAGCAAAGTCAGTATTAATATCTGAATTTCCAGGATTTAAAATAACTTCAGTCATACCATTTACTGCTTGGTAAAGAATATTATCAATGATTTTGAAAGCATCTTTCATACCAACATTTTCATCAATAATCTCTAATAACCTGTCGTTTGGCACAACAATTATAGAATCAGATATTTTTTTAATCTCTTCAAGACCAAGATTTGCCAACCCTGCTCTTTTTTTACCTTCCCATGTAAATGGTTTTGTTACAACAGAAACAGTTAAAGCACCAATCTCTTTTGCAGCTTTAGCTATAATTGCAGCAGCTCCTGTACCAGTACCACCACCAAGTCCAGCAGCAATAAATACAATATCAGCACCTTTTAATGAATCTTTAATATCTTCATAACTTTCAACAGCAGAATCTCTACCAATTTCTGGTTTCATTCCTGCACCAAGTCCTTTTGTTAGCTTTAATCCAAGTTGAATTTTCTTTGGTGCTTTTGATATTCTTAATACCTGTAAATCTGTATTTGCAGCAATTAAGTCTATCTTATGAGTTCCCTCATTTATCATGTGGTTGATCATATTACAACCACCACCACCAACTCCAATTACTGAAATTTTAGCTATATTATCCGAAAGAGTTTTACTAGGCATTTCCACTTTTATATCATCCACATTAAATAAATTTTCGTTCATTAGAACCACTCCGTAATTGCATTCCACAATTTTTTAACGCCAGTGTTCTTATCCTTTTTTGTTAGAGTTGGTAATAATTTAGAATCATCTTCTTCACTGACATCTTTATTTTTATTATTTAAAACAGTTTTTTGGATATCAGCAGCACGTATAGACTCAGCAAATTCTTCTGGTTGTGCTTTTGTTGCTGCTTGCTCAACATTTTTTATTTTTCTAATTAAATTTTTATTTGAATCAAGTTCAAAATTTCTATTTGTTTCTAAAGAGTAAAGTAATAAACCTACAATAGTAGCCATTTTAGGGTCATCAAAACTCATATATCCATTTTTTATATTAATTGGATTAGAAATTTTAACAGGTAAGTTATCAAAAATCAATGTTGCTAACTCTTTAACCCCTACTAATTTACTCATTCCACCAGTAATCACGATACCTGTTCCTAGGCTTTCATGAATCCCACTTTTTCCTAAATTATTTTTTATTAAAGTTAAAACCTCTTCAACTCTTGCATGAATAATTGTTTGTACATATTCTAAAGAAACCTCTGAAGAGTTTTTTTCATCACCAATTCTTGGTGTTCTTACTTTTTTATTTGCTAATTCTTCATCTGATTTTAATAAATCTCCATACTCCGTTTTTATCTTTTCTGCTGCGATTGGTGGAGTGTGAAGCATAACTGATAGGTCATTTGTAATATGATTTGATCCAACAGGAATAAATCCATTATAGATTAAAGAAGAACCTTTATAACATGCAAATTCTGTAGTTGTAGAACCCATATTTATTACAGTTGCACCAAACTTTCTTTGCTGTTCATCTAAAATTGAGATTGCAGTTGCATATGAGTTTAAAACAAAATTATTTACTGTTAAATTTGCCATTTTAAATGCAGATTTTATATTTGTAAGAGCTGTCTTTTTTGCAGTCACTACATAAACAGATACTTCAAGTCTAGAACCATTCATATTTAATGGATTTTCTACATCAGCTGAATCATCTATTTTAAAAAATATTGGTATTACATGTACCACTTCATATTCAGGGATTATTGTAGCATTGTATAATGCCATTTGCATAACTTGATTAATCTCATTCTCGGTAATTAATCCATTTGGAATATTTACACTTCCTGAGCTTCTAAGTCCCTTTGTATATGAACCTGAAATTGATACCACAGTAGATTCAATCTGCTCAGTTGTATTTTTCCTTGCAAGTGAAACTGCTTCTTTTATAGACTTAGAAGCTAACTCAATATTTGAGATAACTCCTTTGTTTATACCATCACTTTTATATGAACCTGTCCCTAAAATATTAATCTTATAATCTAGATTATTTCTAGCAATTACAGCAGTAATATTCGATGAACCAATATCAATTGCTAAAAGAGTCTTGTTCAAAATTACTCCTCAAAATTTATTGAAGATTGCACTTCATATCTATTCTCTAAATTTTTTACTAAATTATTCATTAACTCTTGATTTAATAGTTTATCCATTGTGCTTTTAACTGCTTCATCTTTAGTTTCATCATATGAAGCTAATTTTGAATCATTTATTCTGTAAAGTACAATTTTATCAGCAAGAGTTATTTTACCTACTTTTTCAGTAGTTGAAAAAAGTTTATTTAAAAATGTTAAAGCATCATTTGCATTAAGACCTTCAATTTTATTAAATGAATTTCTTGAAACAAAACCTACATGAGTTCCTTCAAAATCTTTTAATTTACTTGTTGCAAGTTTTTCAAGTTCTATTCCTCTAGTAACTTTTTCATAATCAACTTTAGCCATATCTTTAGCATCTTCAAAAGATAAAGTTTTTGGAGGAACTTTATTTACAACTTTTACAATTAGATATTTACCATTATAAATAAATGGTTTTAAAACATCACCAGGAACTGCATTTAAAATCTCTGCATTGTTTTCTTCACCGTAAGGTAAGTTTGCTTCAACCATCTCTAAAGTTTGTTCAAACTTCTCTTCATCTTTTTTAAGTTTTAAATATTTTTTTAAAGCAACTCTTTTTGTAGCTTTTTCATTTAAAGCTGTTACAACATCTTCTTTTGCTTCATCTAAAGTTTTAAGTTTTCCATCTTCTTTAATAAAATCTGTTTTAAACTTATTATAATGACTAGAGATTTCATCATCAGAAAAAGTATTAGTTGTCAAAGCGATTTCATCAATCTCTAATTTAACTGCTGGTTGTGATTTATAGTTATCTTTGTTTGCTTCCCAGTAGTTTTTAATTTTTTCATCAGTAATCTCAATATTTACATCATCTAAACTTAAAATTTCAATATTTATATCATCTTCAGAAAATAAAAGTTTATTTAAGTTTTCAATCTCATTTTTTTGAGCTTCAATACTAAATATTTTTTCCACTTTTTGTAATAATAAATCTCTTTTTAATGAAGCTTCAAATTTTGTTGGATTTGTTCTATTTTGATTTAAAACTTTTATGTATGTATCTTTGTCAAACTTACCATCTTTTATAAATCCTGGTATCTTAACAAGCTCTTTTGCAACCTCTTCATCTGTTACTGCAAGTCCTAATTCATCAGCAAAAGATAAAATAAGATTTTTTTGTATAGCCATATTGTATGCAACTTGTCTTAAGTTTAATTTATCAGCCATCTCTTGATTAAACTGTTCACCAAAAATTTTTGCATATTGATCATATAAAGATGAATATTCTCTTTGATATTCATCAACACTTACTTCTCTATCTCCTACAACAGCTACAGCTCCACCTTTTGAACCATAATCATAAGAGCCCCAGCCAACAAAACCTGCTCCTACAAACGCTATTGTACTTATCCAAATAGTTATTACAAGCCATTTTTTATGTCTTTGCATCCAACTTATCATAAATTATAACCCTTTTTTAAATTTCGCCTATATTACTCAAAAGTTGCTTTTAAAGAGGTAAAGGGAAACTAATTTTTTTTCGATAATAGATCATTTATTACAGACTCACGCCTAGTTGTTTCTATTCTTTTACATGCACTTTTAAAAGCATCCTCTTCTCCAACAATAAAACACATATCCTTTGCCCTTGTAATTGCTGTATATAAAAGCTTTGTATTATGCATTATATAGTGAGAAAAACTCATAGGAATAAGTGCATTTTCATACTCCATCCCTTGCGTTTTATGGATAGTTAAACAATATGCCAAAGATAATAAAGAACTTAAGTCATCAAAATCATAAAATACTACCATATCATCATTTGGATATAAAACTATGCATTTGTTTTCTTCAAAATCTAATTTGATTATAAGTCCTAATTGCCCGTTAAATACCCTTTTTTCTAAGTATTCTGTCGAATTAGCCTTATACATTTGCATAGTTTGAGCTTTCATATTTTCATTTTTTATATGAATAACTTTATCACTCATTTTAAACTCATATAGTTTTGATTTGTAAGCTTTTCCCTTAGAATGATTAAAAAGTGTTTGAAGTTGCATATTCAAATTTTCAACTCCTAAAGGACCTGCTTTCATAGGTGTAATAACTTGAAAAAGTGTTAAAGCTTTAGAAATATCTTTTTGTTTTATATAATCATAATATTTTTGTATATAATGTGTTGAGATATTTAATACAGTATTTAATATATTTTCACTAATTTGTGCCCTAACATTTGAAAACTCTGTTTGTTTTAAACTGTTTTTTACTGCATAATAATTGTTTATAGATACATTAATAAATTTAAAATCATCATAATTTTTAGAATACTCAGGAATATTTCCTTGTCTAATATCGTTTGCAATTACTGCAATTGCTTGATTTTCACTTTGTCTATATATTTTTGTTAATTTACAAATCGGTGCTAATTCATATTTTATAGCATCAGCTAAAATATTCCCTGCTCCAATTGCTGGCAACTGTCCATCATCCCCAACAATTATAAAAACAGCATCATCTGAAATCTTTTTTATAAGATTATAAAACATCACAGAGTTTACCATTGAAGCTTCATCTAAAAGTATTACTCTATGTGGGAAAAACTCTTTATCTTCAAATTTTACAAATAAAGATTGAATAGTTGAACTATTATATCCTGTTGTATCAGAGATTCTTTGACTAGCGATACCACTTAATGCAATAGTTATAATATCATCATAAGAAACTACCTCTTCAAGTAATTGTAAAACTGCCCTACTCGAAGTTGATTTACCTGTTCCTGCATAACCTATTAGAAAAAGAGTATTACTTCCTTCATTTATAATCTCTACGGCTTTTTTCTGCTCTTCACTTAATTCAAACCCTAGACTTGATTCTTTCTTTTTTATATATTCATCAAAATTGGCAACTATTTTTTTATTTTTTTCATCTTTTCTTCTTTGGAAGAACTCTAAAATTCTTCGCTCTGCATAATAAAGCATAGAAGGAGCCAATCTATTTTCTTGGGTTTGAAAAATATCCTCTTCAACTAACATTTTAGTAATAGAGTTTTCATATAAAATATCTTCATCTCTAAAATTTAAAGCTTCATCTAAAAGCTTATATAGATGAGACTTATCTATTGAAGAGTTTCCGTTGTTATCACAAAACTCCCTCAAAGTGTAGTTTATACAAGCATTTATTCTAAACTCAGATTTAGGGTCTATTCCTAAAGCTTTTGCTATCTCATCAGCTCTTTTAAAACCAATACCTTTTATATGTATAAGCATATATGGATTTTTTTTAATTTTTCCTATTAAATCATCAACTTCACTAAAATGGGAATAGATTTTATTTATAAGATTTGAAGTAACACCAAATTTTGAAAGAAATGAGCCTAATTCTCTTAAGTGTTTAAATTTATTCCAAGATGAAACTATCTTATCAAGTTTCTTTTCTTTTATCCCTTTAAACTTTAAAAGCTCACCTGGTCTTTCATTTAATATCTCAACTAATTCATCTTCACTATATTCTTCAAGTAATTCATGGGCAAATTTTTTACCTACACCTTTTACTATTTTAGTTAAGAAGAAAAATATCTCTGCTTCTTTTAATTCTAAAGTTTGAAATTGAAATTGCACTCCATATTTTTTGTGGGTAGTCCAATCCCCTTTTAAAAGGATCTCTTCACCTACTAATTTTTCAATATCAGTATCAAAGTAAGTACCACATATTTTTTGATTGTTTTCTAAAATTGCAATTACATATTTTGTTTCATCATTTGTATAAAGAACCTTTTTTAATACTCCACTTAGATTAAAAAGTTTCTCTTGCTCTTGGTCATTTTCCATTAATAACCATCATCAAATTTAGATTTTTTATGTTTGTCT is a window of Halarcobacter sp. DNA encoding:
- a CDS encoding peptidylprolyl isomerase, with the translated sequence MISWMQRHKKWLVITIWISTIAFVGAGFVGWGSYDYGSKGGAVAVVGDREVSVDEYQREYSSLYDQYAKIFGEQFNQEMADKLNLRQVAYNMAIQKNLILSFADELGLAVTDEEVAKELVKIPGFIKDGKFDKDTYIKVLNQNRTNPTKFEASLKRDLLLQKVEKIFSIEAQKNEIENLNKLLFSEDDINIEILSLDDVNIEITDEKIKNYWEANKDNYKSQPAVKLEIDEIALTTNTFSDDEISSHYNKFKTDFIKEDGKLKTLDEAKEDVVTALNEKATKRVALKKYLKLKKDEEKFEQTLEMVEANLPYGEENNAEILNAVPGDVLKPFIYNGKYLIVKVVNKVPPKTLSFEDAKDMAKVDYEKVTRGIELEKLATSKLKDFEGTHVGFVSRNSFNKIEGLNANDALTFLNKLFSTTEKVGKITLADKIVLYRINDSKLASYDETKDEAVKSTMDKLLNQELMNNLVKNLENRYEVQSSINFEE
- the ftsZ gene encoding cell division protein FtsZ: MNENLFNVDDIKVEMPSKTLSDNIAKISVIGVGGGGCNMINHMINEGTHKIDLIAANTDLQVLRISKAPKKIQLGLKLTKGLGAGMKPEIGRDSAVESYEDIKDSLKGADIVFIAAGLGGGTGTGAAAIIAKAAKEIGALTVSVVTKPFTWEGKKRAGLANLGLEEIKKISDSIIVVPNDRLLEIIDENVGMKDAFKIIDNILYQAVNGMTEVILNPGNSDINTDFADVKTIMQHKGMALMGIGKAKGENAAQKALEDAIDSPLLDKVSLSGAKGILIHFNTHPQVSLFAINDVMSKIHETIDSNAEIIFGTTSDSTLETDEVKITIVATGFESKNDTPFETKPVEEDKSKKVSPDDENYLDIPPLMRDYKVQYQLA
- a CDS encoding heat shock protein transcriptional repressor HspR; amino-acid sequence: MDTNAYNEPVYLISAVAEILNIHPQTLRQYEREGLIKPSRTNGKIRLYSQKDIDHIKYVLTLTRELGINLAGVDLILQLNEKITLLEEEVEVHKKKLKDINKFGLVPNSKALVIKKSSYDVVIFEE
- a CDS encoding DnaJ C-terminal domain-containing protein, whose product is MSKSLYETLEVSEGASADEIKKAYRKLARKYHPDVNKDPQAEEKFKEINAAYEVLSDAEKKQQYDQFGDSMFGGQNFHDFARGQGSGVDLDEILRQMFGAGGGFGSSGFSQGGFSGFNGFGNQGFGEPDLDTQAQITIPFDVSVLGGKQHISLNNDSFDIKIPEGISNGQKIRAKGKGKSYQGQRGDLIIKVNVATSPEYEREGSTLTKSFDVPLKTALFGGKVEIKTIHKTITLKVPENTKQNQRFRVKELGVLDRKAGVKGDLYLKANIVLPKVDSLDEDLIEVLKEKLPETI
- the ftsA gene encoding cell division protein FtsA, encoding MNKTLLAIDIGSSNITAVIARNNLDYKINILGTGSYKSDGINKGVISNIELASKSIKEAVSLARKNTTEQIESTVVSISGSYTKGLRSSGSVNIPNGLITENEINQVMQMALYNATIIPEYEVVHVIPIFFKIDDSADVENPLNMNGSRLEVSVYVVTAKKTALTNIKSAFKMANLTVNNFVLNSYATAISILDEQQRKFGATVINMGSTTTEFACYKGSSLIYNGFIPVGSNHITNDLSVMLHTPPIAAEKIKTEYGDLLKSDEELANKKVRTPRIGDEKNSSEVSLEYVQTIIHARVEEVLTLIKNNLGKSGIHESLGTGIVITGGMSKLVGVKELATLIFDNLPVKISNPINIKNGYMSFDDPKMATIVGLLLYSLETNRNFELDSNKNLIRKIKNVEQAATKAQPEEFAESIRAADIQKTVLNNKNKDVSEEDDSKLLPTLTKKDKNTGVKKLWNAITEWF
- a CDS encoding AAA family ATPase, which encodes MENDQEQEKLFNLSGVLKKVLYTNDETKYVIAILENNQKICGTYFDTDIEKLVGEEILLKGDWTTHKKYGVQFQFQTLELKEAEIFFFLTKIVKGVGKKFAHELLEEYSEDELVEILNERPGELLKFKGIKEKKLDKIVSSWNKFKHLRELGSFLSKFGVTSNLINKIYSHFSEVDDLIGKIKKNPYMLIHIKGIGFKRADEIAKALGIDPKSEFRINACINYTLREFCDNNGNSSIDKSHLYKLLDEALNFRDEDILYENSITKMLVEEDIFQTQENRLAPSMLYYAERRILEFFQRRKDEKNKKIVANFDEYIKKKESSLGFELSEEQKKAVEIINEGSNTLFLIGYAGTGKSTSSRAVLQLLEEVVSYDDIITIALSGIASQRISDTTGYNSSTIQSLFVKFEDKEFFPHRVILLDEASMVNSVMFYNLIKKISDDAVFIIVGDDGQLPAIGAGNILADAIKYELAPICKLTKIYRQSENQAIAVIANDIRQGNIPEYSKNYDDFKFINVSINNYYAVKNSLKQTEFSNVRAQISENILNTVLNISTHYIQKYYDYIKQKDISKALTLFQVITPMKAGPLGVENLNMQLQTLFNHSKGKAYKSKLYEFKMSDKVIHIKNENMKAQTMQMYKANSTEYLEKRVFNGQLGLIIKLDFEENKCIVLYPNDDMVVFYDFDDLSSLLSLAYCLTIHKTQGMEYENALIPMSFSHYIMHNTKLLYTAITRAKDMCFIVGEEDAFKSACKRIETTRRESVINDLLSKKN